The following are encoded in a window of Armatimonadota bacterium genomic DNA:
- the lysA gene encoding diaminopimelate decarboxylase — MLFGTQKINSKGHLEIGGCDTVELAEKFGTPLYVMDEAHLRQNCRDYLNSFRTRYPNTEIAFAGKAFLPMAMCRIVDQEGLFLDVASGGELYTALKAGFPPERILLHGNCKTTDELQMALDNGVGRIVVDNLTELEKLNALAVERKQKAQILFRVTPGVDPHTHRLISTGQEDTKFGFNIKSGAAMDAVRKALDYPGIELRGIHCHVGSQLLDAEAHTAAMDVMVGFAKEILDETGFLIEDIDTGGGLGIRYVEGQNPPTIDQFADAVVSALKRSLDKHCFPKPRLIQEPGRSIVGTAGITLYHVGAVKKVPIPQKPGYKTYIIVDGGMSDNPRPLLYGALYEAIIANRANEPATQIATISGKHCETDTLIPEARIAETQPGDVLAVFCTGAYTFDMASNYNRFCRPAVVLVLDGQADVIVERESLEDLIRREIIPPRLR; from the coding sequence ATGCTTTTTGGAACGCAAAAAATAAATTCAAAAGGCCACCTAGAAATCGGTGGTTGCGATACCGTAGAACTGGCTGAGAAATTTGGAACGCCGCTCTATGTGATGGACGAGGCACACCTACGGCAGAACTGTCGAGATTATTTAAACAGCTTCCGAACGCGCTATCCAAACACCGAGATTGCGTTTGCTGGCAAAGCATTTTTGCCAATGGCAATGTGCCGTATAGTTGACCAAGAAGGCCTCTTTCTCGATGTTGCGTCTGGAGGCGAACTTTATACAGCACTTAAAGCTGGCTTCCCGCCCGAACGAATTTTGCTTCACGGCAATTGCAAGACCACGGATGAACTGCAAATGGCGCTTGATAACGGTGTTGGACGGATAGTCGTTGACAATCTTACGGAATTAGAGAAGCTTAACGCTCTCGCTGTGGAACGAAAACAAAAAGCACAAATCCTTTTCCGCGTCACGCCAGGTGTTGATCCACATACCCATCGCCTAATAAGCACTGGCCAAGAAGACACTAAGTTTGGATTCAACATAAAAAGTGGGGCAGCAATGGATGCTGTCCGAAAAGCCCTCGATTATCCAGGCATTGAATTGCGAGGAATACATTGTCATGTGGGTTCGCAATTGCTCGACGCAGAAGCGCATACCGCAGCCATGGATGTAATGGTGGGGTTCGCCAAAGAAATCCTCGATGAAACCGGCTTTCTAATTGAAGATATTGACACAGGTGGCGGACTAGGTATTAGATACGTCGAGGGCCAAAACCCGCCGACGATTGACCAATTTGCCGATGCTGTAGTTAGCGCACTAAAGCGCTCATTGGACAAGCACTGTTTCCCAAAACCCCGCCTAATTCAAGAGCCTGGGCGCTCAATCGTCGGGACGGCAGGCATAACGCTCTACCATGTCGGAGCCGTAAAAAAAGTTCCAATACCCCAAAAGCCAGGGTATAAAACCTACATAATTGTGGATGGCGGGATGAGTGACAATCCGCGGCCACTGCTTTATGGAGCACTTTACGAAGCAATTATAGCGAACCGGGCAAACGAACCTGCTACCCAAATAGCAACTATATCAGGCAAGCATTGTGAGACCGACACACTCATACCCGAGGCAAGGATTGCTGAAACTCAACCTGGCGATGTGCTTGCTGTGTTCTGTACCGGCGCATACACTTTTGACATGGCTAGCAACTACAACCGTTTTTGCAGACCTGCGGTTGTACTCGTCTTGGATGGACAAGCCGACGTGATTGTCGAGCGTGAGAGCCTCGAAGATCTTATCAGACGAGAAATAATTCCACCCCGTCTTAGGTAG
- the trpS gene encoding tryptophan--tRNA ligase, giving the protein MAKPRAVSGMQPTGMLHLGNLEGALCNWVRLQDKYDLFAFVADWHALTTLYAKPELIAKYTKELVIDYIASGLNPEKTTIFRQSDVKDHAELHLLLSMITPVSWLERVPTYKEKRQELRPESPSYGLLGYPVLQAADILIYNAEGVPVGRDQLPHLEVTREIARRFNSLYGLIFKEPHAILTETPVVIGLDGRKMSKSHENTILISDPPEVVEEKIRTMYTDPLKIYRTDIGHPETCPVFQLRLIYAKEEAPQVERKCKTGEIGCVQDKQELAKAINQRLEPIRKRRRELEQHPELIDQILVDGAGRARAVAQETMEKVRESMAFNSQTLISYNIMKK; this is encoded by the coding sequence ATGGCAAAACCTCGCGCAGTAAGTGGAATGCAGCCAACAGGAATGCTTCACTTAGGAAACTTGGAAGGCGCCTTGTGCAACTGGGTGCGTCTTCAAGATAAATACGACCTTTTTGCATTCGTTGCCGACTGGCATGCTTTAACAACCCTTTATGCCAAACCAGAATTAATTGCTAAGTACACAAAGGAACTAGTAATAGATTATATTGCCTCAGGCCTTAATCCCGAAAAAACCACCATTTTCAGGCAATCTGATGTAAAAGACCATGCGGAACTTCATCTTCTTTTATCTATGATAACACCAGTATCATGGCTTGAGCGTGTGCCTACGTATAAAGAAAAACGTCAAGAGCTACGACCTGAAAGTCCATCATATGGGCTTCTCGGCTATCCCGTTCTCCAAGCGGCAGACATCTTGATTTACAATGCGGAAGGTGTTCCGGTTGGGCGCGACCAACTGCCTCATCTTGAGGTTACGAGGGAGATTGCTCGAAGATTCAACTCACTTTATGGGCTTATTTTTAAAGAACCGCATGCCATATTAACCGAGACACCCGTAGTCATTGGCCTGGATGGGAGGAAAATGAGCAAATCACATGAGAACACCATCCTGATTTCCGACCCTCCAGAAGTTGTTGAGGAAAAGATAAGAACTATGTATACGGACCCTCTTAAGATATACAGAACAGACATCGGCCATCCAGAGACCTGTCCTGTTTTTCAGCTTCGCCTCATCTATGCTAAGGAGGAAGCACCACAAGTCGAACGCAAATGCAAAACTGGGGAAATTGGCTGCGTGCAAGACAAACAAGAGCTAGCAAAGGCAATCAACCAAAGGCTCGAACCAATCAGAAAACGAAGACGAGAATTGGAGCAACATCCGGAATTAATTGACCAAATACTCGTAGATGGCGCCGGACGCGCCAGAGCCGTCGCGCAAGAAACAATGGAAAAAGTGCGGGAATCAATGGCATTTAACAGCCAAACTCTGATAAGCTATAATATAATGAAAAAATAG
- a CDS encoding site-2 protease family protein produces the protein MLNIQEIAMYVVAFLIAVTVHEYAHARAAVSAGDETPKLNGRVSLNPIDHLDPVGTLMFVFTLLYGFGIAWGKPVPVNPYNFRSPRWDQLKVSMWGPLSNIIVAFVLSMVYRFNLVPVSGAFHKLFFILILFNLRIAFFNLIPVPPLDGSHILSSLLPINQARTYDLLVARYGMLLLILLIFTGIAGMIINVPTNLFVRLFLGT, from the coding sequence ATGCTTAACATACAAGAAATTGCCATGTATGTGGTGGCATTTCTGATTGCCGTAACGGTGCATGAGTATGCCCATGCGCGCGCCGCTGTATCCGCAGGCGATGAGACACCAAAACTAAACGGCAGAGTTTCTCTTAACCCAATTGACCATCTTGACCCAGTCGGCACGCTAATGTTTGTGTTTACACTTCTATATGGATTCGGCATCGCATGGGGGAAACCTGTACCTGTTAATCCGTACAATTTTCGAAGCCCTCGCTGGGACCAGCTAAAAGTTTCAATGTGGGGGCCCCTATCAAATATCATAGTGGCATTTGTATTATCAATGGTTTATCGGTTCAACCTTGTTCCCGTTTCAGGAGCTTTCCACAAACTTTTCTTCATCCTGATATTGTTCAACTTGAGAATTGCTTTCTTCAACCTAATACCGGTCCCGCCGCTAGATGGCTCACATATACTTTCAAGCCTACTTCCAATCAACCAAGCACGAACCTACGACCTGTTGGTGGCCCGTTACGGCATGCTCCTACTAATCCTACTCATCTTCACAGGAATCGCGGGTATGATTATTAATGTGCCAACCAATCTATTCGTACGCTTATTCTTGGGAACATAA
- a CDS encoding sialate O-acetylesterase: protein MKRGIILVCLCSVLILGLVSLAVFAEVKPNGLISDNAVLQQGMRVPIWGTADSGEKVTVKFQNQQVTTTAHNGNWIVWLNPLKPGGPFTMWINDLEIKNILVGEVWLCSGQSNMAWPMSRVENAEAEIKTANDPMLRLYLVPKTKDPAPLPQAWKECTPESVANFSAVGYYFGQHLRKALKVPVGLIDSSVGGTPAESWTSTRALLAVPELRDLVGKDGGRPVAYLYRAMIQPLVPYAIKGVIWYQGESNASRAQEYRILLPTMIKCWRNAWAQGDFPFLIVQLAPYGRTSKPDTWPELREVQLFTAQTVPNTGIVVITDYGDCEDIHPKQKKPVGERLGLLARGIAYGEKIVYSGPIYRSMKIEGNKAILSFDWAKGLHSKGGDLKGFTVAGEDHNFVPAKAEIVGENVVVYSPEVQKPVAVRYGWSDCPDVNLFNGAGLPASPFRTDN from the coding sequence TTGAAGAGAGGAATTATTCTTGTTTGCTTATGTTCGGTTTTGATTCTTGGTCTTGTCTCTTTGGCAGTATTTGCAGAGGTTAAGCCTAATGGTCTAATTTCCGATAATGCGGTCCTTCAGCAGGGGATGCGCGTTCCAATTTGGGGTACTGCAGATTCTGGTGAGAAAGTGACTGTAAAGTTTCAGAATCAACAAGTCACTACGACTGCTCATAATGGTAATTGGATTGTATGGTTGAATCCACTTAAGCCTGGCGGTCCTTTTACCATGTGGATTAACGACCTCGAAATCAAGAATATCCTCGTCGGCGAGGTCTGGTTATGCAGCGGCCAGTCGAACATGGCTTGGCCAATGAGCCGCGTTGAGAACGCCGAAGCCGAAATCAAAACTGCGAATGATCCAATGCTTAGGCTTTATCTTGTGCCGAAGACAAAAGATCCCGCGCCGCTTCCACAAGCCTGGAAGGAGTGTACCCCGGAGAGTGTTGCCAATTTCTCGGCTGTTGGTTACTATTTCGGTCAGCATCTTCGCAAGGCTCTAAAGGTGCCAGTGGGGTTGATTGATTCATCAGTCGGGGGCACACCTGCCGAATCATGGACAAGCACTAGGGCATTGCTTGCCGTGCCAGAATTGCGTGATTTGGTTGGAAAAGATGGCGGGCGGCCAGTAGCTTATCTCTATCGCGCCATGATACAGCCGCTTGTACCATATGCAATCAAGGGTGTTATTTGGTATCAAGGCGAGTCGAATGCTTCACGTGCGCAGGAATATCGCATTCTCCTTCCAACGATGATTAAATGTTGGAGAAACGCATGGGCTCAAGGTGATTTTCCATTCCTGATTGTTCAACTTGCTCCGTATGGAAGGACAAGCAAGCCCGATACATGGCCTGAGCTCAGAGAAGTGCAACTTTTCACTGCGCAGACCGTTCCCAACACTGGCATTGTTGTGATAACCGACTATGGCGATTGTGAAGACATCCATCCAAAACAAAAGAAACCGGTTGGAGAACGCTTAGGCCTTCTTGCTCGAGGAATCGCCTATGGCGAGAAAATCGTCTACTCAGGCCCAATTTACAGGTCGATGAAAATTGAAGGCAACAAAGCAATTCTTAGCTTCGATTGGGCTAAAGGACTTCATTCAAAGGGTGGCGACCTTAAAGGATTCACGGTTGCTGGTGAAGACCATAATTTTGTGCCCGCCAAGGCGGAAATTGTTGGCGAAAATGTAGTTGTCTATAGTCCTGAGGTTCAAAAGCCTGTTGCGGTTAGGTACGGCTGGTCCGACTGTCCGGATGTTAATCTTTTCAATGGCGCCGGCCTGCCTGCCTCGCCATTTAGGACTGATAATTAA
- a CDS encoding DUF2961 domain-containing protein: MKRILLICIFALVACNLAYTGQTLTYLDLVSRLTDLEHLATLPLPGEKCAQWSSYDRASYYDEKTGKYVGWDANGDGNGVIRVEDDHFVVAEIEGPGCIWRIWSALAGQGHVKIYLDGATDPTVDLPFIGFFDLKNEPFVYPALVHQVAKGFNCYVPIPFQKSCKITMEKDWGAYYHFTYSTFPKDTQIPTFSRNLTREEKEALAKVDRFLRKGLGTDPAGHRAGEETVIKRISISPGQKETVLKLTGSRAITGIWVKVSLSNPDDPDRILRNTILQIKWDGEKSPSVWAPIGDFFGSGPGMNKYKSLPLGVTDDGMYCYWYMPFSKSAEIEIINEGRKPFSGEFIITHSPITKPIQELARFHAKWHRDAFLPKEPERWIDWPMLVTQGKGRYCGVALEVWNPRGGWWGEGDEKFFVDGEKFPSTIGTGSEDYFGYAWCTPELFQNAYHNQTKVFQNIGHVAVNRWHIADNVPFQTSFEGCIEKYFLNDRPTLYASTVYWYLAPGGIDPYKPVPPKERIFYITAEPPRVPGAIEGENMKILSKTGGNPQIQQLGERWSGEAHLWWINAKPGDKLDLELPIKGTGKYELVAALTKAVDYGIVQFYLDGQRIGNPIDLYNNGVVPTGEISLGTFNLSKGSHKLTIEIIGANEKAIKSFMFGLDYIKLKKAKR, encoded by the coding sequence ATGAAGCGAATCTTATTAATCTGCATTTTTGCTTTGGTAGCTTGCAATTTGGCTTATACAGGCCAGACCCTAACCTACTTAGATCTCGTTAGCAGACTAACTGACCTTGAACACCTTGCAACCTTGCCTCTACCTGGCGAGAAGTGCGCCCAATGGTCTAGCTATGACCGTGCAAGTTATTACGATGAAAAAACTGGTAAATATGTTGGTTGGGATGCAAATGGCGACGGCAATGGCGTCATTCGCGTTGAGGACGACCACTTTGTTGTAGCAGAAATTGAGGGCCCTGGGTGCATCTGGCGCATATGGTCAGCGCTTGCAGGTCAAGGCCATGTGAAGATATACCTCGATGGTGCCACCGACCCAACGGTAGACCTGCCATTTATTGGTTTCTTTGACCTAAAAAATGAGCCTTTTGTTTACCCAGCGCTAGTACACCAGGTTGCAAAGGGATTTAATTGCTATGTACCAATTCCTTTCCAAAAGTCCTGCAAAATCACGATGGAAAAAGACTGGGGCGCATATTACCATTTCACATACTCAACTTTCCCTAAAGATACCCAGATACCGACATTTAGTCGCAACCTTACGCGTGAAGAGAAAGAAGCTCTCGCCAAAGTAGATAGATTTCTACGCAAGGGTCTTGGAACTGATCCAGCCGGACACAGGGCGGGCGAAGAAACAGTTATTAAGAGAATCAGCATATCACCCGGACAAAAGGAAACCGTTTTAAAACTCACAGGTTCACGGGCAATCACAGGAATATGGGTGAAGGTAAGCCTATCCAATCCCGACGACCCAGACCGCATATTACGCAATACAATCCTGCAAATCAAGTGGGACGGCGAAAAAAGCCCTAGCGTATGGGCACCAATAGGCGACTTCTTTGGTTCAGGGCCTGGGATGAATAAATACAAATCTCTGCCTCTTGGCGTGACCGATGATGGGATGTACTGCTACTGGTACATGCCGTTCTCGAAAAGCGCCGAGATAGAGATTATCAATGAAGGCAGGAAACCATTCTCAGGCGAATTCATAATCACTCATTCTCCGATTACAAAACCTATTCAAGAACTCGCACGATTCCACGCGAAGTGGCACCGCGACGCCTTTCTACCAAAGGAGCCCGAGCGCTGGATTGACTGGCCAATGCTAGTAACCCAAGGCAAGGGACGCTACTGCGGAGTAGCATTGGAAGTTTGGAATCCGCGCGGAGGCTGGTGGGGCGAAGGTGACGAGAAATTTTTTGTAGACGGCGAGAAGTTCCCATCAACCATTGGCACAGGTTCGGAGGATTACTTTGGCTATGCTTGGTGCACGCCTGAATTATTCCAAAACGCTTATCACAATCAGACAAAGGTGTTCCAAAACATTGGCCATGTAGCTGTAAATCGGTGGCATATTGCAGATAACGTGCCATTCCAGACATCGTTTGAAGGCTGTATTGAAAAGTATTTTCTAAACGACCGGCCAACACTATACGCATCAACGGTATATTGGTATCTTGCGCCAGGCGGAATTGACCCATACAAGCCAGTGCCACCAAAAGAGAGGATTTTTTACATTACTGCTGAGCCCCCGCGGGTGCCAGGAGCCATCGAAGGCGAAAATATGAAAATACTTAGCAAGACAGGAGGCAACCCACAGATACAGCAACTTGGAGAAAGATGGAGTGGCGAAGCCCACCTATGGTGGATAAACGCAAAGCCAGGTGACAAGCTCGACCTAGAGTTGCCCATAAAGGGAACAGGCAAGTACGAGCTTGTTGCGGCGTTGACCAAAGCTGTTGACTACGGTATCGTGCAATTCTACCTCGATGGACAGAGAATTGGCAATCCGATTGACCTATATAACAACGGTGTTGTGCCAACCGGCGAGATTTCCTTAGGAACATTCAATCTGTCAAAAGGTTCGCACAAATTAACAATAGAGATTATTGGTGCAAATGAAAAGGCAATCAAGTCATTTATGTTCGGCCTAGATTACATAAAACTAAAGAAAGCAAAGAGGTAA
- a CDS encoding WD40 repeat domain-containing protein, which yields MSSLYIVPLAILLTATAAKIEPLGQPCRAKNILSTLMITDRETGRETLVLGNTNEATHMELIFLDFENDKAKAYTAPAGSGAWALIEVPGDRLIVGTHYDGMFMVFDLKKKEFVKTVKFPGESYIWNFAIGSDGRVYGGTYPGGKLGAFDLETHEVEDCGAPAQPNLYLRNVSSLPDGRILCSFGQEKPTTMVYDPKAKKWEPTPKQLEGITQGICWNGYFISGSSIFDSSLQPIKPPFPTPPADKGPWYVDLRLTRGDVLYIRQGRAIYRYNKGENALSLVTDVYLHGGGIVAASKKGLLIGIKGQDYFVIKPGDATIRLKPIPTESQPRPTLFLKADTRGRLWGGPHFGQTLFYLDTKTKHAVNTSNVSDHGGEVYDVAFYENSVYAVSYAWGEIIKFDPDKPWDQWNHKNPRTIAALNPKGYIRPIGGITLGPDNKLYSGWMAQYGAYGGAIAITDPKTEQTELIENPLGEQAIRAVVPAERYLYVGTSLAGNGLANKKGEPPKLGIIALSTKKVVWSKDIDGVGYIRPFAYDPESRRLAVSIGGKVQLFDTTKRELIADGEDIPQLNSNSTSEVINGIVYYGSENAVIALNLRTGKANRIVEAPSNISCVTADSEGRIYFACGTDVYVVKEDGDD from the coding sequence ATGTCTTCGCTATACATCGTGCCATTAGCCATTCTTTTAACAGCCACAGCTGCAAAAATTGAGCCTCTTGGCCAGCCATGTCGTGCCAAGAACATCCTTTCAACCTTAATGATTACTGACCGCGAAACTGGGCGAGAAACGCTCGTTCTCGGCAATACAAATGAAGCCACGCATATGGAGTTGATATTCCTCGACTTCGAGAACGACAAAGCAAAGGCATACACTGCTCCTGCTGGGTCTGGTGCTTGGGCACTAATCGAAGTTCCTGGCGATAGACTGATAGTTGGCACGCATTACGACGGAATGTTCATGGTCTTTGATCTTAAGAAGAAGGAATTCGTGAAGACTGTCAAGTTTCCAGGAGAAAGCTATATTTGGAACTTTGCAATTGGGAGTGATGGGCGTGTCTATGGCGGCACCTATCCTGGCGGGAAACTTGGAGCATTTGACCTTGAAACACACGAAGTCGAAGATTGCGGTGCTCCTGCCCAACCAAACCTCTACCTCCGAAATGTATCTTCTTTGCCTGATGGACGAATTCTCTGCAGCTTTGGACAAGAGAAACCAACCACAATGGTTTACGACCCTAAAGCTAAAAAGTGGGAACCGACTCCTAAGCAACTTGAAGGCATAACGCAAGGAATTTGCTGGAACGGATACTTCATATCGGGCAGCTCTATATTCGACAGCTCGCTACAACCCATCAAACCGCCCTTCCCTACACCGCCCGCTGATAAAGGTCCTTGGTATGTTGACCTCCGCTTGACTAGGGGCGATGTGCTGTACATACGCCAAGGGCGTGCTATCTACCGGTACAACAAGGGAGAAAATGCGCTTTCTCTAGTAACTGATGTTTACCTTCACGGTGGGGGCATAGTTGCTGCAAGCAAGAAAGGCCTCCTAATAGGTATTAAGGGACAAGATTATTTTGTCATCAAGCCTGGAGACGCAACAATACGTCTTAAACCAATACCCACTGAATCACAACCCCGCCCTACCCTTTTCCTCAAAGCAGACACTCGCGGGAGGTTATGGGGTGGCCCTCACTTTGGCCAAACATTGTTCTACCTAGATACAAAAACAAAACATGCAGTAAACACAAGCAACGTAAGCGACCACGGAGGCGAAGTCTACGATGTCGCTTTCTATGAAAATAGTGTTTATGCTGTTTCATATGCTTGGGGCGAAATAATAAAATTCGATCCTGACAAGCCCTGGGACCAATGGAACCATAAGAATCCGCGGACAATTGCGGCACTCAATCCAAAGGGCTACATTCGTCCTATTGGTGGCATCACCCTGGGTCCAGATAACAAACTCTATTCAGGCTGGATGGCACAATATGGTGCCTACGGAGGCGCCATCGCTATTACAGACCCAAAGACAGAACAGACTGAACTCATCGAAAACCCTCTTGGTGAGCAGGCAATCCGAGCTGTCGTACCCGCAGAGCGCTACCTATATGTTGGCACTTCTCTAGCTGGAAACGGCCTGGCGAATAAAAAAGGTGAACCGCCAAAGCTCGGGATAATTGCACTATCGACAAAAAAAGTTGTATGGTCAAAAGATATTGATGGCGTTGGCTATATTCGCCCATTTGCCTATGACCCTGAAAGCCGCCGCCTGGCTGTCTCCATTGGTGGAAAAGTTCAGCTCTTCGATACAACAAAGCGTGAGCTTATCGCTGATGGAGAAGACATCCCACAGCTTAATAGCAACTCAACCTCAGAGGTGATTAACGGCATTGTATATTACGGCAGTGAGAATGCAGTAATTGCATTAAACCTACGAACCGGCAAAGCCAATCGCATTGTTGAGGCTCCATCGAACATCTCCTGCGTCACAGCCGACTCCGAAGGAAGAATCTACTTCGCATGTGGAACGGATGTGTATGTAGTCAAGGAGGATGGCGATGATTGA
- a CDS encoding amidohydrolase family protein, giving the protein MIDCHVHLNNIGGEEELEHTRKYVGLDRMNIVCGISRENINANPQAFLAKIKFPQNFYIFPSLDHANYFSGGKLSTPSLAEQVDRLVAIGADGIKMLENKPTHRKLVDKPVDGEYFQDYFARVEEIGIPILWHVADPEEFWDPALTPKWAKSRGWGYDKTFVSKEQLYTEVENILHRNPRLKIIFAHFYFLSANLPRLSSLFDRFEGVHVDLAPGIELLYNLSKDPETTRNFFIRYSDRILFGTDISNHQTPEENRIRAGIVIRWLETEDVYRVPEGADFLLGPPEDGIIRGLKLPENVLQKIYNLNFERLAGPKPRPLDCDFAAEECERLAYEISILNDIPANETIASRTAEILKKMAKEARG; this is encoded by the coding sequence ATGATTGATTGCCATGTCCACCTTAATAACATCGGCGGCGAAGAAGAGCTAGAACACACACGCAAATACGTCGGTTTAGACCGTATGAACATTGTGTGTGGCATCAGCCGCGAGAATATCAATGCCAACCCTCAGGCATTCCTTGCAAAAATAAAATTCCCTCAGAACTTTTATATTTTCCCCAGCCTTGACCATGCCAACTATTTTTCGGGTGGGAAGCTTTCCACTCCTTCCCTTGCTGAGCAGGTTGACCGTCTTGTCGCTATTGGGGCAGATGGCATCAAAATGCTTGAGAATAAGCCAACGCATAGAAAGTTAGTAGACAAACCAGTAGATGGCGAATATTTTCAAGATTACTTTGCCCGCGTTGAAGAAATTGGCATACCAATACTCTGGCATGTAGCAGACCCGGAGGAATTCTGGGACCCGGCGCTCACACCAAAATGGGCAAAGAGCCGTGGATGGGGTTATGACAAAACATTTGTCTCCAAGGAACAACTCTACACAGAAGTGGAAAATATTCTGCACCGCAATCCACGGCTGAAGATTATCTTTGCGCACTTTTATTTTCTATCTGCCAACCTGCCTAGATTATCATCGCTCTTCGACCGCTTCGAGGGAGTTCATGTTGACCTCGCCCCTGGAATTGAGCTATTGTATAATTTGTCAAAAGACCCCGAAACAACACGCAATTTCTTTATCCGATATTCCGACCGTATTCTCTTTGGTACCGACATCTCGAACCACCAAACCCCCGAGGAAAATCGAATACGCGCCGGCATAGTTATACGCTGGTTGGAGACGGAAGATGTGTATCGCGTGCCAGAAGGCGCCGATTTCCTTCTTGGCCCGCCGGAAGACGGTATAATCAGAGGACTCAAGCTTCCAGAAAACGTCCTCCAAAAGATTTACAACCTTAACTTTGAACGCCTCGCGGGGCCCAAACCACGCCCACTCGATTGCGACTTTGCCGCTGAGGAATGCGAACGCCTGGCGTATGAGATTTCAATCCTAAATGACATCCCCGCCAATGAAACCATTGCAAGCCGTACCGCAGAGATTCTAAAAAAGATGGCAAAGGAAGCCAGAGGATAA
- the lysS gene encoding lysine--tRNA ligase, with protein sequence MAEDQELREHRLKKLQSLREKGIDPFAIERYERTHTAQQIISDFEKLEEKEVSIAGRIVSLRIMGKATFAHIQDESGRIQIYIRLDAVGPEQYSLIEYIDIGDFLGIKGKVGKTRMGEITVFTDKMQILAKSLRPIPIGKQKGEEQWYSLQDIEQRYRQRYLDLIINPDVRDVMLKRTIIIKAIRDFLGNEGFIEVETPVLQAIAGGAAARPFKTHYNALDCDFFLRISLELYLKRVIIGGFEKVYEMGRVFRNEGLSTRHNPEFTLLELYQAYANLEDIMDLVERMFCYISEQLYGGLTFTYQGNTINLARPWRRLPLLEGIRQYAGIEPEELESFESAKRAGERLGLQLDKEENLGGIIEKIHEKFVQPNLIQPTFITDYPIETSPLAKKRQDNPRLARRFEPYIGTQECGNAFSEINDPLDQRERFLYQAKMRAAGDEEAHPMDEDFLLAMEYGMPPTGGLGIGIDRLTMLFTDSPSIRDVILFPQLRPQK encoded by the coding sequence TTGGCTGAGGACCAAGAACTTAGAGAACACAGACTAAAAAAACTCCAATCCCTCCGTGAAAAAGGTATAGATCCATTTGCAATAGAGCGATATGAGCGCACACATACTGCGCAGCAAATAATATCAGACTTCGAAAAGCTTGAGGAAAAGGAAGTATCCATCGCGGGCAGAATTGTTTCCCTTCGAATAATGGGGAAAGCAACATTCGCCCACATCCAAGACGAATCGGGAAGAATCCAGATTTACATTAGGTTGGATGCTGTAGGTCCGGAGCAGTATTCCTTGATAGAATACATCGATATAGGCGACTTTCTCGGCATTAAAGGAAAAGTCGGGAAGACGCGAATGGGCGAAATTACAGTATTTACCGACAAAATGCAAATTTTGGCAAAGTCGCTGCGCCCAATCCCTATCGGCAAACAAAAAGGAGAAGAACAATGGTATTCCCTTCAAGATATAGAACAAAGATATCGCCAACGGTATCTTGACCTTATCATCAACCCCGATGTAAGAGATGTAATGCTCAAGCGCACCATCATCATCAAAGCAATCCGCGATTTCTTGGGCAACGAAGGGTTTATTGAAGTAGAGACTCCCGTTCTCCAAGCCATAGCGGGAGGCGCTGCTGCAAGGCCATTTAAGACCCACTACAATGCCCTAGACTGCGACTTCTTTCTTAGGATATCGCTGGAACTCTACTTAAAGCGCGTAATCATTGGCGGCTTTGAAAAAGTCTACGAGATGGGACGTGTATTTCGCAATGAAGGCCTTTCTACGCGCCATAATCCTGAATTTACCCTTTTGGAACTTTATCAGGCTTATGCGAACCTAGAAGATATCATGGATCTTGTGGAGCGAATGTTCTGTTATATATCAGAGCAGCTGTACGGTGGCTTAACTTTCACCTACCAGGGAAACACAATCAATTTGGCACGCCCATGGAGGCGGCTACCACTGCTAGAAGGAATCCGCCAATATGCGGGAATTGAGCCAGAAGAGCTAGAAAGCTTCGAATCCGCCAAACGAGCTGGGGAAAGGCTTGGACTTCAATTAGATAAAGAGGAAAATCTTGGTGGAATAATCGAAAAGATCCACGAAAAGTTCGTGCAACCCAACCTTATTCAGCCAACGTTCATAACCGATTATCCCATAGAAACATCCCCATTGGCCAAGAAACGACAAGATAATCCAAGGCTTGCACGGCGCTTTGAACCGTATATAGGAACTCAAGAATGCGGAAATGCCTTTTCCGAGATAAATGACCCGCTAGACCAGCGTGAGAGATTTCTATACCAAGCAAAGATGCGGGCGGCAGGCGATGAGGAAGCTCACCCAATGGATGAGGATTTTCTGCTTGCGATGGAATACGGAATGCCACCAACGGGTGGGCTTGGTATCGGAATAGATCGCTTGACAATGCTATTCACAGATTCACCATCGATACGAGATGTGATTCTATTTCCACAACTGAGACCACAGAAGTAG